The Chitinophaga niabensis genomic interval CCTGCCGCGACTCATCCGGATAGCAAATACCCTTAAGGTATCAAACAAGGGAATGATCAGAATGGCAAATGCGATGGCAGGAACTGCCTGTAACGGCATTTTGCCTATCGGGTTACCCGCTACTTCAATGAATTTAACGATCAGGGTTGCGTTCACTAGTCCTACCAAAAGTGAACCGGTATCTCCCATGAATATTTTAGCGGGGGTGATATTAAAGATCAAAAATGCGGCAAGGCCTGCGGCAAGACTGAACCCCATTACGGCAAAAGTAACTTCATTCACATAAAGGAAGTAAGCACCCAGCACTGCTGAAACCAACATACCGATGCTACCTGCCAGCCCGTCGATACCATCGATCAGGTTGAAGGCGTTGATCACTACTATGAAAGTAAAGTAAGTAAGTAAAAGGCTGAAATGGTATGGCAAAGTTTCGATGCCGAACATTCCATACATATTGCGGATCTGGAGATTACCCAGGTAAATAATAGCAAAAGCAGCTACCAGCTGTCCTACCAGTTTCTTAACAGGGGAAAGGCCGGTAATGTCGTCTTTCATACCTACGATGAATATGACAAAGAAAGCCGCAACAAGGTATTGAAGAGGAAAAGTTTGCTGCGAAGGGGCGCAAACCAGTGTTGCCAGCACAAAGCCGGCAAAGAAACCCAATCCACCGAGCGTGGGGATACGGGATTTATGCGATTTGCGCTCGTCTGGTTCGTCATATAGATGTTTCAATTTGGCCACCCGGATCAAAACGGGTATGGCAAAATAGGTTATAACGAAACTCAGGACAGTCGCGATAATTACATTCTCCATACGGGGGGTTGTGGTGCAAAGATATTAAATTCAGTGATATGCGTATCAACATTTTATAAAAACTATGGTTTTTAACCATTCTTCTAAAAAAAGGCGGAATACGCTGAGAATCTGGGCAATTTCTTATTACTTTTGCGGCTTATAAAATGCCAATTATCATGCCAGAACTGAAAGATATAGCCACGCAGATCAGGCGGGACATTGTACGGATGGTACATGCTGTGCAAAGCGGACATCCCGGAGGATCCCTGGGCTGTACGGATTATTTTACGGCCTTGTTCTTCAAGGTGATGGAACATCGCCCCGAACCATTTGATATGGACGGTAAGGATCAGGACCTTTTCTTCCTCTCCAATGGTCACATTTCCCCTGTGTATTACAGTGCACTGGCGCATTCCGGCTATTTCCCCAAAGCGGAACTGGCTACTTTCCGGAAACTCAATTCCCGCCTCCAGGGGCACCCCACTACGCATGAGCATCTTCCCGGTGTTCGTATTGCCAGTGGCTCCCTCGGCCAGGGTATGAGCGTTGCACTGGGTGCGGCCCTCTCTAAAAAACTCAATAAAGATAGCAAACTGGTATATTCCCTTCACGGAGATGGTGAACTGGAAGAAGGTCAGAACTGGGAAGCCATTATGTTTGCGGCGCATCATAAAGTGGACAACCTGATCGCTACAGTGGATTATAATGGTCAACAGATCGACGGCCCTACAGATAAAGTAATGAGCCTGGGTGATCTTGGTGCTAAATTCACCTCTTTTGGCTGGGTTGTGCTGAATCTTGATAAAGGTAATGATGTGGATGAAGTGGTAGCCACCCTGGAAAAGGCCAAAAGCCTTACCGGTAAAGGCCAACCTATTGTAATCATCATGAAGACCGGTATGGGTAAGGGAGTTGATTTCATGGAAGGTTCCCATGAATGGCATGGCATTGCTCCTAATGATGAGCAATTAGCAAAGGCCCTGGCACAATTGCCGGAAACACTGGGAGATTACTAAACTTAAAGTAAGTATAAAAAAGGCGCCGTGTCAATTGATACGGCGCCTTTATATTTTAAGTGGCTTTCAGTGCTATTTCCTGGCTGGCGGCCCTTTTGGCGGGATACCAACTGGCCAGGACCCCAATAACGAGGATGGTTACACTCACCAGGATAAAGTCATCTAAGTGCATCTCCACGGGGAAAGCATCTATCAGGAAAGAACCGCCTCCCAGCTTTACCAGGCCAAAATGCTGCTGTAATAAACAAATGGTGATGGCCAGGCTGAACCCTATGACACTCCCGGTCCCTGCTATGATCAGTCCTTCCGTGAGAAAGATCCGCTGAACAAGGCTATTGCGGCTGCCCATGGCTTTCAGGATGGTGATGTCTTTCTGCTTTTCTATCACCAGCATAGACAATGAGCCGATCATATTAAAAGCAGCAATTACCAAGATAAAGCTCAGGAACACATACACCACCCACTTTTCAGTTTGCATAACATTATATATGGTAGCATTCTGTTCCACCCGGGTGAGCACTTTCACGGTATCTCCCAGTAGTTCCTGCACCTTCCGTTTCACCTTCTTTTCCGAATATCCCGGCTTCACGGATAGTTCCAGGGAAGACATTTCCCCGGGGCTCATATTCAATAGGTTCCGGAGGAAGCTGATATCTGTGAGGATATATTTACTGTCAAACTCCTGCTGGATGGCAAAAGTGCCTACAGGATAGATCACCCCGGTATTCAGGGCCTGTTCCGGAAGCGCTGCATTCAGGTTACTATTCGCATCCCTTTTAGGCATGTATACGTTCACCGGCACCAGGCTATGTTCCACATCCACACCCAGCGCAGTTTCTATTCCCATTCCAAATATTGCCTGGTAGCCATTTTCGTGGCTAAGGTCAAACCGGCCCCGTACGATCTTGTCCTGCAAACCTGCTACAGATCTGAACGCAGTGTCTACTCCTTTCAGTACGGCAATTGTCTGCTCATTACCAAAACGCAGCACGGCCTTTTCCTCGATGGACTGTGAATAATGCGCCACGCCCGGGATAGCTGCTATCTCTTTGAGCTGGCTGGCAGTTAGTATAATGGTTTTGCCGGTAGCCGGCGCTACTTTGAGGGTGGGGTAAAAGGAAGAATACAGTGATTTAACAAGACCGGTAAATCCATTGAAAACACTCAAAACGGTGATCAAAGCGGCAGTACCTACTGCGATTGCGCCCACGCTAACCCATGCAATGATATTGATGGCACTGGTGGATTTGCGGGCCCGGAAATAACGAAGTGCGAACTGCCAGATCATGTTGTAATTTACTTCTTGTCTTTATCCTCGTTGATCTTCTTAAAGAGTTCCTCCATCTTGAACACATGGTCCAGCGTATCGTCCAGGAAAAAGTTGATGTAAGGCACACGACGTAATTGTTTGGCGACCCTGTTGCCCAGTGCGCCCCTGATCTCGCCCATCCGCTCATTGATCTTTTCCAGCATCTCCTCGGGGGATTTGATCTGGAACATGCTTAAATATACCCTTGCTTCCAGCAGGTCCGGTGTCATTTTCACGGAAGAGATGGAGATCATGCCTCCTTCTGTAACGTTGAACCCCATACGCATAAATATATCACTCAATTCCTCCTGCACAAGTTGCCCTACCTGCTTTTGCCTTTTAGTTTCTTGCATTTTACTTAATTTAAGCCGAACTCCCCTCCATGGGAATCCGCCCAAAATTAACCATTTTATATGGTTATCCGCCCCGCTTTTAATGTACTTTTGCAGATCATCAATTTACAGGAATGAAGACTTTTAAGCGTTTGCTGACATTTGTGAAGCCCTTGCACCATTATTTCCCGGAATACATCATCTATTCCATCATCGGGATCATATTTGGGCTGGTGAATTTTGCTATGCTGATTCCTTTGCTGAATGTGCTGTTTGGTGCGGAAAAGCCAGCAGTGCCCACTATGCCTGAATTTGCTTTTACTATCAGCTATTTTAAAGATCTGTTCCAATATCACTTCCTGCGGATCAGTGAAACAAGTGGTGAGTTAAAAGCCCTGGGATTTGTATGTATAATTATTGGAGTGGCTACAGTAGTTGCTAATGCTGCCCGTTATCTCGGTATGAGAGTAATGATCCGGCTGCGGATGAATATACTGGAAAGGATAAGGAACAAATTATACGACCGGGCCACCACTCAGTCCCTTTCATTTTTCAATAAGCGCCACAAAGGAGATATTTTATCTGTTATGACGAATGATGTTTCTGAAGTAGAATACATCATCGCTAACTCTATCCAGGTATTACTACGCGATCCGCTGATCATCATCTCTACTTTCATCGTATTGTTTTATATATCTGTGAAGCTTACATTGTTCACACTGATATTCTTTCCCTTGTCCGGCCTGCTGGTCTCTTATATTTCGAAACAACTCCGCAAGAAAGGTTATTACAGCCAGGAAATGTTAGGTAAAATGCTCAACGTATCTGAAGAAACATTGGGTGGCGTACGGATCATTCAGAGCTTTACAGCGGAAAAGTATATGCAGCAGAAATTTGGTGCCATCACCCGTGCATTTACCCGTTTAAGTAAAGCTATTTACAACCAGCGGGAAATGTCTTCTCCTATTTCAGAGGCATTAGGTGTGATCTTAGTGATAGTCCTCGTGATGGTGGGTGGCTATATGGTATTGGGTGAAAACAAAGAACTTGAAGCGGCCGCATTTATCACATACCTTACCTTTTACTTCACCATCCTTCAACCCGCAAAGAACATATCCGCTGCATTCACTTCCATGCAAAGAGGCCTGGTTGCAGGTGAACGGATCTTTGCTATA includes:
- a CDS encoding glycosyltransferase family 4 protein, which encodes MENVIIATVLSFVITYFAIPVLIRVAKLKHLYDEPDERKSHKSRIPTLGGLGFFAGFVLATLVCAPSQQTFPLQYLVAAFFVIFIVGMKDDITGLSPVKKLVGQLVAAFAIIYLGNLQIRNMYGMFGIETLPYHFSLLLTYFTFIVVINAFNLIDGIDGLAGSIGMLVSAVLGAYFLYVNEVTFAVMGFSLAAGLAAFLIFNITPAKIFMGDTGSLLVGLVNATLIVKFIEVAGNPIGKMPLQAVPAIAFAILIIPLFDTLRVFAIRMSRGRSPFTADRHHIHHYMLALGLSHRQATLVAVAFNVGFITLAFSLQNIGTTYLMGLIGTLALGFTAILFVLKKRQETPKPAVALAEEVEVAPAITKPKILRINTEGMLQDK
- a CDS encoding ABC transporter ATP-binding protein, encoding MKTFKRLLTFVKPLHHYFPEYIIYSIIGIIFGLVNFAMLIPLLNVLFGAEKPAVPTMPEFAFTISYFKDLFQYHFLRISETSGELKALGFVCIIIGVATVVANAARYLGMRVMIRLRMNILERIRNKLYDRATTQSLSFFNKRHKGDILSVMTNDVSEVEYIIANSIQVLLRDPLIIISTFIVLFYISVKLTLFTLIFFPLSGLLVSYISKQLRKKGYYSQEMLGKMLNVSEETLGGVRIIQSFTAEKYMQQKFGAITRAFTRLSKAIYNQREMSSPISEALGVILVIVLVMVGGYMVLGENKELEAAAFITYLTFYFTILQPAKNISAAFTSMQRGLVAGERIFAILDEPVEIEEKPDAIAVSAFKDKIFYQDLSFKYEEQYVLKNINLIIEKGKMIALVGKSGAGKSTMADLLPRFYDASEGKITIDGKDVRDLKLHDLRQLMGIVSQEAILFNDSVFNNIAFGQTDADPAKVIEAAKIANAHEFITQLENGYDTPIGDRGSKLSGGQRQRLTIARAIFKNPPILILDEATSALDTESEKLVQEALDKLMQNRTTIVIAHRLSTIQHAHEIIVMDKGEIMERGQHDQLLANNGIYKKLVEMQEFK
- a CDS encoding transketolase, with the translated sequence MPELKDIATQIRRDIVRMVHAVQSGHPGGSLGCTDYFTALFFKVMEHRPEPFDMDGKDQDLFFLSNGHISPVYYSALAHSGYFPKAELATFRKLNSRLQGHPTTHEHLPGVRIASGSLGQGMSVALGAALSKKLNKDSKLVYSLHGDGELEEGQNWEAIMFAAHHKVDNLIATVDYNGQQIDGPTDKVMSLGDLGAKFTSFGWVVLNLDKGNDVDEVVATLEKAKSLTGKGQPIVIIMKTGMGKGVDFMEGSHEWHGIAPNDEQLAKALAQLPETLGDY
- the rbfA gene encoding 30S ribosome-binding factor RbfA, encoding MQETKRQKQVGQLVQEELSDIFMRMGFNVTEGGMISISSVKMTPDLLEARVYLSMFQIKSPEEMLEKINERMGEIRGALGNRVAKQLRRVPYINFFLDDTLDHVFKMEELFKKINEDKDKK
- a CDS encoding ABC transporter permease translates to MIWQFALRYFRARKSTSAINIIAWVSVGAIAVGTAALITVLSVFNGFTGLVKSLYSSFYPTLKVAPATGKTIILTASQLKEIAAIPGVAHYSQSIEEKAVLRFGNEQTIAVLKGVDTAFRSVAGLQDKIVRGRFDLSHENGYQAIFGMGIETALGVDVEHSLVPVNVYMPKRDANSNLNAALPEQALNTGVIYPVGTFAIQQEFDSKYILTDISFLRNLLNMSPGEMSSLELSVKPGYSEKKVKRKVQELLGDTVKVLTRVEQNATIYNVMQTEKWVVYVFLSFILVIAAFNMIGSLSMLVIEKQKDITILKAMGSRNSLVQRIFLTEGLIIAGTGSVIGFSLAITICLLQQHFGLVKLGGGSFLIDAFPVEMHLDDFILVSVTILVIGVLASWYPAKRAASQEIALKAT